The proteins below are encoded in one region of Chrysemys picta bellii isolate R12L10 chromosome 4, ASM1138683v2, whole genome shotgun sequence:
- the LOC135983103 gene encoding uncharacterized protein LOC135983103 isoform X3, producing MMAYFSKVKVKMKRQKKIQQFFHSKASKTNQGEEHIKNQEYINMSSQGSSGISTSNQPKAQIQLPTEETVSPKPKGSFRCLSVKVFSFIEVTKDGYWCTSCKKAYKEGKLPNAIIGKSGGVWFVKPMSKANADKLREKVAKHQASGVHQHAESLISPLSKPILEVLNEAVKNAGDTTQFMRTNMAVASYFLFKQEIPHTTNRRPMLSPLSLVHPEVEHWFRTRPANAHYLSARNSTDWLEACGATVKDSTVEKVKNSLTTFKKCAYMADECTDANGHQVLSHCICYLDVRGRPVDAFLDVQVIDDTSAASMRTHILEELNACQLDPKEMADCAFDGAANFSGRHGGVQALLREKCNPNLSYTHCRGHLLQLALARAAESSEDI from the exons atgatggcttacttttcaaaa gtcaaagtgaaaatgaaaagacaaaaaaaaatacaacaatttttccactcaaaggcctcaaaaactaaccaaggtgaagaacacatcaagaaccaagaatatatcaacatgtCATCTCAAGGTTCAAGTGGTATATCTACATCCAACCAGCccaaagcacaaatacagctacctactgaagaaacagtgtctccaaaacctaaaggcagtttccgatgtttgtcggtcaaagtgttctcatttattgaagttacaaaagatggctactggtgcacctcttgcaaaaaagcttacaaagaaggaaagcttcccaatgctataattggtaaaagtggaggagtttggtttgtcaaaccgatgagcaaagccaatgctgacaaactacgtgaaaaggttgcaaaacaccaggcctctggagtgcatcaacatgcagaaagccttataagtccactttcaaagccaattttagaagttcttaatgaggctgttaagaatgctggagacacaacacagttcatgcgaacaaacatggctgtggcatcctactttctatttaagcaagagataccacacactacaaaccggaggccaatgttaagtccattgtcacttgttcatcctgaagttgaacactggttccgaacaagaccagcaaatgctcactatctttctgcaagaaactcaactgactggctagaagcatgcggtgcaacagtgaaagactcaacagttgaaaaagtgaagaactctctcaccacattcaaaaaatgtgcatacatggctgatgaatgcactgatgcaaatgggcatcaagtattaagtcattgtatATGTTATCTTGATGTTaggggtaggccagtagatgcatttctagatgttcaagttatagacgacacatcggctgcatctatgagaacccacatcttagaagagttaaatgcttgtcaattggaccccaaagaGATGGCTgattgtgcatttgatggagctgcaaacttctctggaagacatggtggagtacaagctttgctcagagaaaagtgtaaccctaatctctcctatacgcactgcagaggccatctactccaactagcactagcacgagctgcagaatcttcagaagacatttaa
- the LOC135983103 gene encoding uncharacterized protein LOC135983103 isoform X2 gives MSLQIHCRQKKELLKQVKVKMKRQKKIQQFFHSKASKTNQGEEHIKNQEYINMSSQGSSGISTSNQPKAQIQLPTEETVSPKPKGSFRCLSVKVFSFIEVTKDGYWCTSCKKAYKEGKLPNAIIGKSGGVWFVKPMSKANADKLREKVAKHQASGVHQHAESLISPLSKPILEVLNEAVKNAGDTTQFMRTNMAVASYFLFKQEIPHTTNRRPMLSPLSLVHPEVEHWFRTRPANAHYLSARNSTDWLEACGATVKDSTVEKVKNSLTTFKKCAYMADECTDANGHQVLSHCICYLDVRGRPVDAFLDVQVIDDTSAASMRTHILEELNACQLDPKEMADCAFDGAANFSGRHGGVQALLREKCNPNLSYTHCRGHLLQLALARAAESSEDI, from the coding sequence gtcaaagtgaaaatgaaaagacaaaaaaaaatacaacaatttttccactcaaaggcctcaaaaactaaccaaggtgaagaacacatcaagaaccaagaatatatcaacatgtCATCTCAAGGTTCAAGTGGTATATCTACATCCAACCAGCccaaagcacaaatacagctacctactgaagaaacagtgtctccaaaacctaaaggcagtttccgatgtttgtcggtcaaagtgttctcatttattgaagttacaaaagatggctactggtgcacctcttgcaaaaaagcttacaaagaaggaaagcttcccaatgctataattggtaaaagtggaggagtttggtttgtcaaaccgatgagcaaagccaatgctgacaaactacgtgaaaaggttgcaaaacaccaggcctctggagtgcatcaacatgcagaaagccttataagtccactttcaaagccaattttagaagttcttaatgaggctgttaagaatgctggagacacaacacagttcatgcgaacaaacatggctgtggcatcctactttctatttaagcaagagataccacacactacaaaccggaggccaatgttaagtccattgtcacttgttcatcctgaagttgaacactggttccgaacaagaccagcaaatgctcactatctttctgcaagaaactcaactgactggctagaagcatgcggtgcaacagtgaaagactcaacagttgaaaaagtgaagaactctctcaccacattcaaaaaatgtgcatacatggctgatgaatgcactgatgcaaatgggcatcaagtattaagtcattgtatATGTTATCTTGATGTTaggggtaggccagtagatgcatttctagatgttcaagttatagacgacacatcggctgcatctatgagaacccacatcttagaagagttaaatgcttgtcaattggaccccaaagaGATGGCTgattgtgcatttgatggagctgcaaacttctctggaagacatggtggagtacaagctttgctcagagaaaagtgtaaccctaatctctcctatacgcactgcagaggccatctactccaactagcactagcacgagctgcagaatcttcagaagacatttaa
- the LOC135983103 gene encoding uncharacterized protein LOC135983103 isoform X1: MLTAMDNASRMSLQIHCRQKKELLKQVKVKMKRQKKIQQFFHSKASKTNQGEEHIKNQEYINMSSQGSSGISTSNQPKAQIQLPTEETVSPKPKGSFRCLSVKVFSFIEVTKDGYWCTSCKKAYKEGKLPNAIIGKSGGVWFVKPMSKANADKLREKVAKHQASGVHQHAESLISPLSKPILEVLNEAVKNAGDTTQFMRTNMAVASYFLFKQEIPHTTNRRPMLSPLSLVHPEVEHWFRTRPANAHYLSARNSTDWLEACGATVKDSTVEKVKNSLTTFKKCAYMADECTDANGHQVLSHCICYLDVRGRPVDAFLDVQVIDDTSAASMRTHILEELNACQLDPKEMADCAFDGAANFSGRHGGVQALLREKCNPNLSYTHCRGHLLQLALARAAESSEDI, encoded by the coding sequence gtcaaagtgaaaatgaaaagacaaaaaaaaatacaacaatttttccactcaaaggcctcaaaaactaaccaaggtgaagaacacatcaagaaccaagaatatatcaacatgtCATCTCAAGGTTCAAGTGGTATATCTACATCCAACCAGCccaaagcacaaatacagctacctactgaagaaacagtgtctccaaaacctaaaggcagtttccgatgtttgtcggtcaaagtgttctcatttattgaagttacaaaagatggctactggtgcacctcttgcaaaaaagcttacaaagaaggaaagcttcccaatgctataattggtaaaagtggaggagtttggtttgtcaaaccgatgagcaaagccaatgctgacaaactacgtgaaaaggttgcaaaacaccaggcctctggagtgcatcaacatgcagaaagccttataagtccactttcaaagccaattttagaagttcttaatgaggctgttaagaatgctggagacacaacacagttcatgcgaacaaacatggctgtggcatcctactttctatttaagcaagagataccacacactacaaaccggaggccaatgttaagtccattgtcacttgttcatcctgaagttgaacactggttccgaacaagaccagcaaatgctcactatctttctgcaagaaactcaactgactggctagaagcatgcggtgcaacagtgaaagactcaacagttgaaaaagtgaagaactctctcaccacattcaaaaaatgtgcatacatggctgatgaatgcactgatgcaaatgggcatcaagtattaagtcattgtatATGTTATCTTGATGTTaggggtaggccagtagatgcatttctagatgttcaagttatagacgacacatcggctgcatctatgagaacccacatcttagaagagttaaatgcttgtcaattggaccccaaagaGATGGCTgattgtgcatttgatggagctgcaaacttctctggaagacatggtggagtacaagctttgctcagagaaaagtgtaaccctaatctctcctatacgcactgcagaggccatctactccaactagcactagcacgagctgcagaatcttcagaagacatttaa